A stretch of DNA from Shewanella sediminis HAW-EB3:
AGTTGGCCTTCAATCAGGCTCTCAAGCCGAACGAAGAGTGATGACTAAGGTCTTTATCATTGGCTTGCCCCGTACCGGGACGACGAGTGTGAGTGTGGCCTTGCTTGAGCAGGGATATAAGGTGGCGCATCAGGCCTTTACCAAGCAGGCGTTTGAGTTGGCGGATGTGATATCCGATGCCCCCTGTTTCAGTGATTACAGGCAGCTGGATAAGCAGTTTTCCGGCGCTAAATTTGTCTATCTGGATCGGTCTCTCGACAGTTGGGTGCCGTCGATGCAGATGTTACTGAGTCGCATGCTAGTGCATCTGGATGACAAGACGGGTCGGTTTAACGTTATCCTGAAGCGCAGCTTTAACCACTGCTTTGGAGTGAACAGGGTAGATAACACCATGGATACTGAGCACCTTATCCGGTGTTACCACGCCCACAGAGAGCAGGTTTTCGAATACTTCAGGGGGAGAGACGATCTTCTCAGTATCGATATCAGTGAGCCGGGAAGTTTATCTAAGCTGATAAACTTCTTAGAGTCAGATAATGACTCTATCGATTCAAATATTTTAGATCAGGGCTTTCCTCATTTGAACTTTCCGCATTTAAACAAGGGAAGAAACGTTGCCAGTTGGGATGAATACAAGCACCCCAATAAGATCAGCGCTAACGCCGCCGGCCCTGAAAACCGCAAATACTTCGATTATAAGTTAGCCGATCAACCTTCCAACCTCTATTTCAACAATTAGCCATACGCGACCACTATGAAAAAGCAGCCTCAAGCCGAACAGCTTAAATCCCTACCAGCCTTAGCTATGCCGATAGATGCACTCTATGATGAGTTCAAATCGGCGATTAAAGACAACCATCTGGTGGTCGAGTCTGACACTGGTTCGGGTAAATCTACTCGCTTACCACTTTGGTGTGCAGAAATGGTTCCTGATGAACCTGGTGCCGGGAGAATAAAGCGGGTATTGGTGGTTGAACCGCGGCGGGTGGCCTGTTTGGCGCTTGCCTCTTTCGTCGGCTCGCAAACGGATTTAGCGGTGGGGCATGCCATTCGTTTCGATTCGACTGTGACTGTACAGACTCAGATTGCCTTCGT
This window harbors:
- a CDS encoding sulfotransferase, whose product is MTKVFIIGLPRTGTTSVSVALLEQGYKVAHQAFTKQAFELADVISDAPCFSDYRQLDKQFSGAKFVYLDRSLDSWVPSMQMLLSRMLVHLDDKTGRFNVILKRSFNHCFGVNRVDNTMDTEHLIRCYHAHREQVFEYFRGRDDLLSIDISEPGSLSKLINFLESDNDSIDSNILDQGFPHLNFPHLNKGRNVASWDEYKHPNKISANAAGPENRKYFDYKLADQPSNLYFNN